From the genome of Prunus persica cultivar Lovell chromosome G8, Prunus_persica_NCBIv2, whole genome shotgun sequence:
actatatatatatatagattatttatcatgaaaacaaaataaaataacatatataaaaattattccaTATAGAATTTAATATTCAACTATTTCTTCTACATGCCAAAAATGTCGCGTTGAACTTAACATCTAACAACTGCAATGACCCGAACAATAAAGGAAGCTACTGCTCTGGCCATGTCTATCTACCAATGAGTTCAGTCCACGAATTTCTTAAATAAAACTagatttgaattattttgatggcatTTTGTGACTCTCATTCTGCATTAtagtataataatataatacgATTTAACTCATATAATATGAATACAATTGTCTactttttattaaagaaaatgttaTCATAATACCCCACCTTAGATGGGTATCTACCCATCACTTTACATTTCAATTTATAGAGAGGACAGCAAATCCTAACCGTTCACCAAAGCATGGCACGTGGCAAAATCAAGATTATCCAATTTTAAGATATTTATTATTaggaaaaaattttaaaaatatcacttgtacttatatataatttcaatttgtcactcaaagaaaatttctaaagagatattattttgatttatcGAAATTCCTAAATTAGAATATGTGGCATGTAAAACACACGCAGAATTTTGGATAGAGTTACAGTGCCATACGACAAATTAAGCATTTTGAAAAATTGAGATGTGAGTTCTcttaaatatttgttttacGATGATGAAATTGTAGATGTGACATTTATAAGGTTTTCCCCTTCCTTAAAAAATCAAACCACTTTTAACCTAAGGTTATATTTGAGCATGCGACAGGAGAGAGTGAAGAGCCGAGGAAAAGAAGTTTCGCACCAGCGCATTTATAAATACCCACCACCATGCACCCAACTGTCTCACACCATCAAAACCTCTTCTCATATTAATCTTGCTCTCCATCGTCCCGTTTCCGATATAATACCCAAAATACCCCGCCATGTCTGAGGAGAAGCACCACCACGGCCTCTTCCACCACCACAAGGATGAAGACAGACCCATTGAAACCTCAGACTACCCTCAGTCTGGTGGTTACTCTGATGAAGGACGTACAGGCAGCGGCtacggtggtggtggtggctaCGGCGATGGTGGTGGCGGCTACGGGGACAACACTGCTTATTCTGGTGAAGGACGTCCCGGCAGCGGCtacggtggtggtggcggctaTGGAGAGAGCGCTGATTACTCAGATGGCGGCCGTTACAAGGAGACCGCTGCATATGGCACCACTGGCACCCATGAATCTGAAATTGACTACAAGAAGGAGGAGAAGCACCACAAGCATCTTGAGCACCTAAGCGAGGCCGgggctgctgctgctggtgtTTTTGCCCTGGTATGGATTTAACCACCTTTTATATATGAATCTTCTAATTTTGTTCATGATTTTAGTTATATATTAACCTTAAATGTGAAGGATCACAGTCAGAAATTCATACATTTTCAAGGCTCATTTCCCAATAACTAATTAATCATGCATAGTAAGCAGATCATTGTATACAACGGTTGTATGTAAGAATTTCTCGACGAAGCAGGGCGAATGCTTTTAAGCTCCTTAGGCCTTGTCAACATAACAAGAGAAGTGTGAAGAGTAAATCTTCTCAAGTATCAAATGGATTAAGTTTTTCTGAGACTAATGTAATTAAGATCTGTCCCAGAAataatttgacaaaattaTAAAGATATTTTCATTTAACAATTGTATCCAGATGAGACATATAATACAATTAAAATACCAGatcctaattaattaactcttatttaatttaataatgaTCATGAGATGTGATGTGATGTGCAGCATGAGAAGCACGAGTCAAAGAAAGACCCAGAGCATGCTCACAGGCACAAGATAGAGGAGGAGATTGCTGCAGCAGCTGCAGTTGGGTCTGGTGGGTTTGCCTTCCATGAGCATCATGAGAAGAAAGAGgcaaaggaagaagaggaagagtcTCATGGAAAGAAGCACCACCATCTCTTCTAAATCTACaaataaatactatattttatatttatatattgtgATTTTACTTATCTGTTATGAGTGAGGTTTGATCTCAACAATGTTATAATTGTTGAGTGCTTATGTGTGCTTGTTATATGAGTGCTATGTATCTATCTATTTCTCGTTGttgataataaataatatcGTTTACTTGATGTTAAtttctatattattaattggtcttcttttttcttctaagaTAGAAAATATTATTGTTCTCTtcttgtggtggtggtgggtgtTATCTTAGCCTCTTCTTAAGGATAttgcctctctctttctttggaAGGAGACATTCTTACTTAGTGCAAATCACAATTT
Proteins encoded in this window:
- the LOC18766514 gene encoding glycine-rich protein 2; translation: MSEEKHHHGLFHHHKDEDRPIETSDYPQSGGYSDEGRTGSGYGGGGGYGDGGGGYGDNTAYSGEGRPGSGYGGGGGYGESADYSDGGRYKETAAYGTTGTHESEIDYKKEEKHHKHLEHLSEAGAAAAGVFALHEKHESKKDPEHAHRHKIEEEIAAAAAVGSGGFAFHEHHEKKEAKEEEEESHGKKHHHLF